A segment of the Candidatus Pelagisphaera phototrophica genome:
TATCGACTTTTACCACCTTGCCTTTGGTGCTTCCGCCTACTGCCGTTGGCTACTTGCTTTTGCGACTGTTTGCCGATGATGGCTGGCTAGGCCCGGAGCGACTCGGCTTCGATCTCGATATTATCCTAAGCTGGAAGGCAGTAGTCATCGCTTGTTCCATAATGTCTTTTCCAATCTTCGTTCGTACGGCACGGGTCGCCTTTGAGGAGGTCAATCCCCGTTTGGAACGTATGGGTCGAACGTTAGGAATGGGCCGGCAGAAAGTTTTTCTTTCAATTACTCTGCCGCTGGCCTCACGGGGACTGGTTGCGGCGACTTTGCTCGGATTCACTCGGGCATTGGGTGAATTTGGAGCAACCATAATTCTGGCAGGAAATATTCCGGGTAGAACGCAGACCTTGGCTTCGGCTCTTTTCAGTGCCCAGCAAAGCGGGAATGAAACCCTGGCAAATCAGCTATTGGGGGTCGCCTTGCTGGTTGGTTTTATCGCGGTTTACACTACGGAAAGGCTTGCTTCAAAACGTTCTCTAAGAAAGGAGCAGACGGGATGAAAGCGGTAAAAACGATTTTCAATATCTCATTAAAGGCTTGCTTTGGTAGTCTGAATTTGGATCTTGGATACAAGGGTTCCAAGCGTGTCCTAGGTGTCTTTGGGGTTTCTGGCGCGGGAAAGACGACTTTTCTGGAATGCCTGGCAGGACTGAGAAAAGTGATGTCGGGGCAGATCACAGTAGCTGGTGAAATCTGGCTGGATACGGAGACTAGCTGCTTTGTCCCCACAGAGAAACGTCATATGGGCTACGTGCCCCAGGATCATTTATTATTTCCTCATAAAAATGTGCGAGGAAACCTGGAAGCGGGAAAGGCAAGGGCGGTGCAAGGCGGACAGGACTTTCAAAGTATATTGAAAAAAGTCGTCGCTGTTCTCGAATTGGAGCCTTTGTTGGACCGATCGATTGACCAGCTGTCTGGAGGAGAACGTCAGCGAGTATCGCTAGGACGAGCGCTTTGCTCGGGCCCCAAACTGCTTTTGTTGGACGAGCCTCTCGCATCGCTTGATCTTCCCTTGAGAAGAAAAATCCTTCCGTTTCTAATCCGCATCAAAGAGGCCTTTGAACTGCCGATAGTTGTAGTTTCTCACAACCCCACGGAATTGCAGGTCTTGTGTGACGAGGTTCTCATCTTGGAGAACGGTCGGAATGTTATGACCGGCAGTCCTAACGAGCTCTTCACCAGTGATTCATTGTTCAACGTGGCGAAAGAGCATGGATTTGAGAATGTGTTTTCAGGTACCATTATTGAAAAATCAGATCAAGTGGACCGGTTGAGTCTTTCGGGAAAAGATATTGATATGAGTATACAAATTCCGGCGACAGATGCTCTTTTGGGAGATCGGGTATTGGCTAGCATAGGTTTTGACAATGTACTAATCGGTCTTGAACAGCCGCGGGGATTGTCTGCCCGCAATTGTTTGTCAGCGACAATCTCCCGAGTTGAAAACGCTGGAACTCGATGGCTGGTCCAAGCGGTAGTTGTGGATGCGGTTCCAGAATTTGTCGTTGAGGTGACCTACGATGCGATTGAAGCATTGCAGTTGGAATCAGGAGCAAGAATCTACTTGGTTTTTAAAACGAGCTCCGTTTCCACCTTGACCGGTTGATAGATTAGTTTGCGAGAGAATCGGTAGCTTTCCCAGATAGGGGGGGTCTAATTGATCGAAGCACAAAGGGAACTCTCTGCCAGTGGGGCTAATATTGTTTCAAATTCAATTCTTCGTTAGCCGACGGCAACCCGCTGTTTCTGTCAAAACAATCGCAATCCAGGTTTCGCATTCTAAGCAGGGCTTTCAAGGGACTTCTGAATCATCAATGCGTCGATCGTTGACGCGTGGTTCAAGGAGTGCAGAGTATCTCTTTTTCAGTCTAAATCCTATGAAATCTGCTTCCCCTGTGTTTTCCCGAATGGGCTCTTTTTTCGGCCTATTGATCCTCTTTTTGGCTCTTGCTAGTTCCCTTGGAGCGAATCCGAGCGGATCTAAACCAAATATCATCCTAATTTTCACGGACGACATGGGTTATGGCGATATAGGTGTGTTGCACCAAAACCAGAGAACGGGGAAAAAACACGCCACGCCAAATCTGGACCAAATCGCTCGTGAAGGCATTCAACTGCGCCGACACTATTGCCCGGCACCCGTCTGTGCCCCATCCCGTGCCTCTCTCCTTCGTGGCTTGCATCAAGGGCACACGGAAGTTCGTAACAACGATTTTGACAAAGCCATTCCTGATAATCACACTTTGGGAACGGTGTTAAAGGAAGCAGGGTACCGGACGCTGCACGTGGGCAAGTATGGTTTGCCAGGTTTGGGTGAATCCAGGGATTCGTTCAAAAATCCCGACGAATGGCCTGCCTATCCTACCAAGCGAGGGTTTGACGAGTACTTGGGCTACGTTCGTCATGTTGAT
Coding sequences within it:
- the modB gene encoding molybdate ABC transporter permease subunit; the protein is MPTIYETVSSTLLWAVLASLIVAVPGLTIAYLLARREFFGKKVLSTFTTLPLVLPPTAVGYLLLRLFADDGWLGPERLGFDLDIILSWKAVVIACSIMSFPIFVRTARVAFEEVNPRLERMGRTLGMGRQKVFLSITLPLASRGLVAATLLGFTRALGEFGATIILAGNIPGRTQTLASALFSAQQSGNETLANQLLGVALLVGFIAVYTTERLASKRSLRKEQTG
- the modC gene encoding molybdenum ABC transporter ATP-binding protein, which produces MKAVKTIFNISLKACFGSLNLDLGYKGSKRVLGVFGVSGAGKTTFLECLAGLRKVMSGQITVAGEIWLDTETSCFVPTEKRHMGYVPQDHLLFPHKNVRGNLEAGKARAVQGGQDFQSILKKVVAVLELEPLLDRSIDQLSGGERQRVSLGRALCSGPKLLLLDEPLASLDLPLRRKILPFLIRIKEAFELPIVVVSHNPTELQVLCDEVLILENGRNVMTGSPNELFTSDSLFNVAKEHGFENVFSGTIIEKSDQVDRLSLSGKDIDMSIQIPATDALLGDRVLASIGFDNVLIGLEQPRGLSARNCLSATISRVENAGTRWLVQAVVVDAVPEFVVEVTYDAIEALQLESGARIYLVFKTSSVSTLTG